The DNA region CTCGACCCGCATGGACGCGATCGCCGGTGAGCTGACCCGGACCTCGGTCGCGGAGTTGCCGGATTCGCTGTTCGAGGTGACCGGACAGGTCGGCGTGGTGCAGGTCATCGACGCGCAGGGGCGGATCGCGCGGGAGTCGAACCCGAAACTGGCCACACCCGCTGCTGGACCCGGGAACTGTGGGGGAGCGCGAGACCGCGCGCCGGCCCGTGCCGTCTTACGACGAGGATCTGCGGGTGTCCGCGCGCACGGTATCGGCGCCGGATGGCCGGTACGTCGTCTTGGTCGCCGGGGACAGCGAATCCGCCGAGCACACGGTGAAACGGGTCGCGGCGCTGACGGCGGTGGGCGGGCCGATCGTGGTCGTCGCGGCCGCCCTGGCCACTTACCTGCTGGTCGGGCGCTCGCTGCGGTCGGTCGAGGAGATTCGCAGCCGGGTGGCGGTGATCGGCGCGGCCGGGCTCTCGGAGCGGGTGCCGGTGCCCCCGGCCCGCGACGAGATCGCGCGACTGGCCGAGACCATGAACGACATGCTGGCCCGCGTCGAGGCCGGGCACGCGGCGCAGCGCCGATTCGTCGGCGACGCCTCGCACGAACTGCGCAGCCCGCTGGCCGTGGTGACCGCCGCCCTGGAATTGGCGCGGGACCGGCCCGAGGCCCTGGATGCCGAGTTGATCGGCGGCACCCTGCTTCCGGAGGCCGAACGCATGCGGCTGCTGATCGAGGACCTGCTGACCTTGGCCGCCGCCGACGAGAGCGGCCTCGAGGTGCGCCGCGACGACGTGGATCTCGACGACCTGGCCG from Nocardia tengchongensis includes:
- a CDS encoding cell wall metabolism sensor histidine kinase WalK, which produces MSARTVSAPDGRYVVLVAGDSESAEHTVKRVAALTAVGGPIVVVAAALATYLLVGRSLRSVEEIRSRVAVIGAAGLSERVPVPPARDEIARLAETMNDMLARVEAGHAAQRRFVGDASHELRSPLAVVTAALELARDRPEALDAELIGGTLLPEAERMRLLIEDLLTLAAADESGLEVRRDDVDLDDLAGAQAQALRARGDHTVRTAIEPVRIRGDQPKLARVLRNIAENAAAHARSTVAVTVLRDGKFGRVIVDDDGPGIAAADRERVFGRFVRLEADRARATGGSGLGLAIVAEIVAAHGGSVTIGESPWGGARFVVDLPVAGPAGIDHPIADAP